The Methanospirillum lacunae region GCATATTCACGAAAATATGAGCACCAAAAAAACCAGAGTGTTAGGACACGAGTCCTACCTTGTGGGGAAGATCCGGATCTATCTCACTCGCTTTTCTCAGGTTCATGGCGTACCCTCCATAATCCCCTGTGGATTTCTGTACCACAGCAAGATTGTACCAGGCCCATTGGTTAGTAGGATCTAATGCAATTGCATCGCTGAATGCCTGTTCTGCTTCCGGGTAATGAGCAAGAGCCTGCTCTGCTGTTCCAAGATGATACCAGGCCCAGGCATTCTTTTGATCTGACTTTATTGCATTCTGGTACATTGTTATCGCCTGAGGGATCTGGTTTCGCTCTTGTAGGAAATTTCCCCTGAATATCCAGGCCCAGGTATTATTTGCGTCAGTGGTGGTCGCATTTTTAAAGGCATCATATGACGGAGTGAACCAGTTCATCCCCTGCATTGCCTTTCCCAGGTTGAGCCAGGCCCAGGTATTATTAGGATCGAGTTCGGTTGCGTTTCTAAACGCTGCTGCCGCATCCGGATATTT contains the following coding sequences:
- a CDS encoding tetratricopeptide repeat protein, which codes for MRSLVFFFTLLSLVLIAQCCFAEDSTAWYDKGVELLNQSKYPDAAAAFRNATELDPNNTWAWLNLGKAMQGMNWFTPSYDAFKNATTTDANNTWAWIFRGNFLQERNQIPQAITMYQNAIKSDQKNAWAWYHLGTAEQALAHYPEAEQAFSDAIALDPTNQWAWYNLAVVQKSTGDYGGYAMNLRKASEIDPDLPHKVGLVS